One Gemmatimonadota bacterium genomic window, GTCAGCTCCTGGACGCGCATTTCAGACAACACGCTCCCGGCCCGCATCAAGTGCTGGGCCAACTACCGCAACAGCGCCATCGCGTGGACCGACGCCACGCTCAAGGGCTTCGACGAGACGATCATGCTGAACAACCGCGGCAAGGTCTGCGAAGCGCCCGGCGCCTGCCTGATGATGATCCAGGACGGCGTCCTCATCACGCCGCCGGTCACGGCCGATATCCTGGTGAGCGTCACCCGGGATACCGTATTGAAGATCGGGCGGGACGTCATCGGGATGCCGGTCGTGGAAAGAGAGATCGACCGCACGGAACTGTATACGGCCGACGAGGTTTTCCTGTGCGGGACGGGCGCGGAAGTCACGCCGGTGGCTTCGATCGACAACTACGACATCGGTGACGGTTCCATCGGTGCGGTGACCCAGCAGTTCCGCGAGGCCTACAACGGTCTCATCCGTGGGATCGACGAGCGCTTCCCCGCATGGCGCACCGAGGTGCCTCTGTAGCGCAGACAGCGCGGGTAGTCCCTGTAACGCGGCGATTCAAGGATTCCGGTTCTCGGCCGCCAGGCCGACCAGGTTGGCGAACAGTCGCACGGCCCCGGGCACGCCCGCGGGAAGCTGGCGGAACCAGGCATAACCCGTGTAGATATAGCGCCCCTTGCCGTAACGGGCTTCGACGAGCCCGCCGGCCCTGGGTGCTTCCCCCGGATCCTGCGAGGCCATGAGCGGCGTGTACCGGGGATCCCACTCTCCCAGGAAATACAGGCCGCGTTCCTGCACCCACCCTTCGAAATCCTTGTCCGTGATCCGGTTGGGCCGGTTGAAAACGGGATGATCCGGTACCAGGATCTCCACCGGCGCGTCCTCCCGCGTTACCCGGTCATGGGGACGGCGTATCTCGAAAGGATAGGGACCGTATTGGTTCCGGTCGAAGGCGTACTTGTTGTACTGGACGATATAGACGCCCCCGGCCTCCACGTAATCCAGCAGGCGCCGGTACACGGCGACGAGGTCCGGCCGGACTTCGTAGGCTCGGATGCCCGCGATGATCAGGTCGAAGACGGCCAGGTCCGCCGTGGCGAGATCCTCCTTCGTCAGCAACTGCACCTGGACGCCCATCTGCTCCAGCGTGACGGGCACCTCGTCGCCCGTGCCCATGATGTATCCCACGGTCAGATCCTCCGGCAGCTCGACCTGAACGACCTGGACGGTCGAAACCGTCCCGCGGTACAGGTGTCGGGGCTCCGTGTGGGGATAGGCGATCACCTCGTATCCCTCGCGGAATTCCTTTCCGGCGGACCGAGCCACCGCCCGCACCTCGTGGGCGCCGGCCGGTGCTCCCGAAGCCGGGGTTACCGTGTAGCGGTACGTCGCGGTCTGGCCCTTTCCCGTAAAAGACAGCGGAACCTCT contains:
- a CDS encoding NEW3 domain-containing protein — translated: VEETAWIGLPWSPQPVVGRAVIAVDGVDIEIRQPAQYRFADRAFGEIRRELKVVPPLSVTLDPQVVVAQSGRERPLPFSVSVLSNVDGMIEGGLSLEAPDGWIVSPSEVPLSFTGKGQTATYRYTVTPASGAPAGAHEVRAVARSAGKEFREGYEVIAYPHTEPRHLYRGTVSTVQVVQVELPEDLTVGYIMGTGDEVPVTLEQMGVQVQLLTKEDLATADLAVFDLIIAGIRAYEVRPDLVAVYRRLLDYVEAGGVYIVQYNKYAFDRNQYGPYPFEIRRPHDRVTREDAPVEILVPDHPVFNRPNRITDKDFEGWVQERGLYFLGEWDPRYTPLMASQDPGEAPRAGGLVEARYGKGRYIYTGYAWFRQLPAGVPGAVRLFANLVGLAAENRNP
- a CDS encoding branched-chain amino acid transaminase, encoding MAKKTKMWGEDHSKYIWMDGEQVPWDQGTVHVTQGHIFAHAIFEGIRAYWNDDQEKLFVFRFREHLDRLYRSIKLMRMETPYTLEDVWDGSLELCRVHGYREDVYIFPTVYFSPDVYLNKMAGPAHVYVHTFAYGSNLRRKDGARCSVSSWTRISDNTLPARIKCWANYRNSAIAWTDATLKGFDETIMLNNRGKVCEAPGACLMMIQDGVLITPPVTADILVSVTRDTVLKIGRDVIGMPVVEREIDRTELYTADEVFLCGTGAEVTPVASIDNYDIGDGSIGAVTQQFREAYNGLIRGIDERFPAWRTEVPL